Proteins from a single region of Panulirus ornatus isolate Po-2019 chromosome 64, ASM3632096v1, whole genome shotgun sequence:
- the LOC139746323 gene encoding glutamine synthetase isoform X1, with the protein MNQGANKTVLDRYLRLDIPDQKCQAMYIWVDGTGENLRSKTRTLNFTPKSPSELPIWNFDGSSTGQAEGSNSDVYLYPVAVYRDPFRLGNNKLVLCETYKYNKKPTDTNQRWKCMEVMTRAADQHPWFGMEQEYTLLDIDKHPLGWPKNGYPGPQGPYYCGVGANKVYGRDVVEAHYRACLYTGINISGENAEVMPAQWEFQVGPCEGITMGDDLWMARYLLHRVAEDFDVIVTLDPKPILGDWNGAGMHTNFSTEAMRVPNGILEIESAIEKLSKVHEKHIKAYDPHGGKDNERRLTGHNETSSIHDFSAGVANRGASIRIPRGVAEEKTGYLEDRRPSSNADPYVVSERLVRTICLNEQ; encoded by the exons ATGAATCAGGGTGCAAACAAGACGGTATTAGACCGATATTTACGGTTAGATATCCCGGACCAGAAATGTCAAGCTATGTACATCTGGGTCGATGGCACCGGCGAGAACCTCCGCTCTAAGACCAGAACACTCAATTTTACTCCCAAATCTCCCTCTG AGCTGCCAATATGGAATTTCGATGGGTCATCAACGGGCCAGGCCGAGGGTAGCAACAGCGACGTGTACCTGTATCCAGTCGCTGTTTATCGAGATCCATTCAGGCTGGGTAACAACAAGCTGGTCCTCTGTGAAACGTACAAATACAACAAGAAACCTACTGATACTAACCAACGCTGGAAGTGTATGGAAGTGATGACAAGGGCAGCAGACCAGCACCCATGGTTTGGCATGGAACAAGAATATACTCTTTTGGACATTGACAAACATCCTTTGGGTTGGCCCAAGAATGGCTATCCGGGCCCCCAGGGTCCCTATTACTGTGGTGTGGGTGCTAATAAGGTGTATGGGCGTGATGTGGTCGAGGCTCACTACAGGGCGTGTCTGTACACTGGCATCAACATCTCTGGGGAGAACGCGGAGGTCATGCCCGCCCAATGGGAGTTTCAGGTTGGGCCTTGTGAAGGCATCACCATGGGCGACGACCTCTGGATGGCTCGTTACCTTCTTCACAGGGTCGCTGAGGACTTTGATGTTATAGTAACACTGGACCCTAAGCCAATCCTAGGTGACTGGAACGGCGCTGGAATGCACACTAACTTCTCTACTGAAGCCATGCGTGTCCCCAATGGTATTCTGGAAATTGAGAGTGCCATCGAGAAACTGTCGAAGGTTCATGAGAAACACATCAAGGCATACGACCCACACGGAGGCAAGGATAACGAAAGGCGATTGACTGGTCATAACGAGACCTCCTCCATCCATGACTTTTCTGCAGGTGTGGCCAACCGTGGTGCCTCCATCCGCATCCCCAGAGGAGTGGCTGAGGAGAAAACCGGCTACCTTGAGGACCGTCGCCCTTCCTCCAACGCTGACCCTTATGTGGTGTCTGAGAGGCTTGTGCGTACCATCTGCCTGAACGAGCAATGA
- the LOC139746323 gene encoding glutamine synthetase isoform X2 — protein MLASRPLTNKTVLERYMKLAVPDNKFQATYIWVDGTGENLRSKTRTINFVPTNPKDLPIWNYDGSSTGQAQGSNSDVYLYPVAIYRDPFTQGNNKLVLCETYNHMKVPTETNHRWTCLEAMKKAAEQHPWFGAEQEYTFMDVDNHPLGWPKNGYPGPQGSYHCAVGANKVYGRDVVEAHYKACLYSGINIFGSNAETMPAQWEYQIGPNEGISLSDDLWISRFLLHRVAEDFNVVVSLDPKPITGDWNGAGLHFNFSTEAMRAPGGIDEIETAIDKLSKVHMKHIKTYSPNEGMDNVRRLTGSHETSYMYSFSSGVANRAVSIRIPRMVAEERKGYLEDRRPASNAEPYVVSEMLVRTICLDKNEQ, from the exons ATGTTAGCCAGTAGGCCTCTGACCAACAAGACAGTGTTGGAACGGTACATGAAGCTGGCAGTCCCAGACAATAAGTTCCAAGCAACATACATCTGGGTTGACGGCACTGGCGAGAACTTACGCTCAAAGACAAGGACCATTAACTTCGTTCCTACCAACCCGAAAG ATCTTCCAATCTGGAACTATGATGGGTCGTCAACAGGCCAGGCTCAGGGAAGCAACAGCGACGTGTATCTGTATCCGGTAGCAATATACCGGGACCCCTTCACGCAAGGCAATAACAAGCTGGTCCTCTGTGAGACCTACAACCATATGAAAGTCCCAACCGAAACAAACCACAGGTGGACATGTCTGGAGGCAATGAAGAAAGCAGCAGAGCAGCACCCGTGGTTCGGAGCAGAACAAGAATACACTTTTATGGATGTCGATAACCATCCTTTGGGATGGCCTAAGAACGGCTACCCTGGTCCTCAGGGATCCTACCACTGTGCCGTGGGCGCCAACAAGGTCTATGGTCGTGATGTAGTGGAGGCCCATTACAAGGCGTGCCTCTACTCTGGCATTAACATCTTTGGATCAAATGCCGAGACAATGCCGGCCCAGTGGGAGTACCAAATAGGGCCGAATGAAGGCATCAGCCTGAGCGACGACCTCTGGATATCCCGTTTCCTTCTTCACCGTGTCGCTGAAGACTTCAATGTCGTTGTCTCACTTGATCCCAAGCCCATTACCGGCGATTGGAATGGTGCAGGTTTGCATTTCAACTTTTCTACTGAAGCCATGCGAGCCCCCGGTGGCATCGATGAAATTGAAACAGCCATTGATAAGCTCTCCAAAGTACACATGAAGCACATCAAAACTTACTCCCCTAACGAAGGTATGGACAATGTACGACGCCTCACCGGGTCTCACGAGACCTCCTACATGTACAGTTTCTCCTCAGGAGTGGCAAACCGAGCAGTCTCAATCAGGATTCCTAGAATGGTGGCTGAAGAACGGAAAGGATACTTGGAGGACCGGAGACCTGCTTCCAATGCTGAGCCATATGTAGTGTCGGAGATGCTGGTGCGTACGATCTGCCTCGACAAAAATGAACAATAG